Sequence from the bacterium genome:
TTTAACAATGGCCATGTCTCGCAATATGACCTTGCTTTCAGCGGACTCAAAGTAGTAATGAGGGGTATCTGCCTCACAGGTAGTGAAGGTCCCCTTTTTCACGTAGATCGTATCCGTTGAATCCTTTACTATCTTTGTCCCCTGATAAATACCCTTTTCCTGCCTCATTTTACCTCTGAAGGCAAACCCGTTCTTGGTTTTCGTATTATAGTAGATGCTGTCGCCGACGAGTGTGTCATTGCCGAATATGAGAATTGCCTTATTACCAAAGGCCTTTAGTTTATCTTCATTTTTGTAAAAAATAATGCTGTCGGCAAAAAGTTTCACATTTTCTTTCTTGATTTCTGCAGAATCCCGCAATACGAAGATAGAACTATCCGCAAAATAGAGTATCTCCTTACACTCAAAATAGAGTGGCGAAGAGGCAAAAATTAGAAAAGATATTAAATTCAATGCACGTCCGAGTTGAGATCCACTTCTTTAAATTTTGAGAGTGCGCCAAAGATTAGATTTTTGATCTCTTCAAGCCTTTCGGGAGTCCGTCCTTCGCATCTGACAACAAGTACTGGTTGGGTATTGGATGCCCTTATGAGACCAAACCCATCCTCGAACTCTACTCTTACTCCGTCTATGTCAATTACCTTGTATTTTTTCTTAAATTCTTCAACCAGATTTGAAACCACTTCAAACTTTTTATCATCGGGGCAACCCACCCTAATTTCGGGTGTGGAGTGATAGTACGGAATCTCTTCGGCAAGGGCAGAAAGGCTTTTGTTTTCTTCTTCCAATATTTCAAGAAGCCTAAGGGAAGAGTAAATTGCATCATCATAACCGTAGAACCTGTCGTTAAAGAAAATGTGTCCTGACATTTCACCTGCCAGCGGTGCATTAACTTCTCTCAATTTCGCTTTAAGGAGGGCGTGTCCCGTTTTCCACATAAGGGGTTTTCCACCCAATTTCTCAATGTATTCAGTTAGCCCTTTTGAACATTTCACATCGTGGATAATCGTAGCCCCCGGATAACTCTTCAATACCTGCTTTGAAAAGATACCAAGGAGTCTGTCTCCGAAGAGAAGAATACCTTTTTCGGTAACTGCACCGATGCGATCCGCATCTCCATCGTACCCGATACCAAGATCAAATTTTTCCTTCAATACCTTTTCCGAGAGATCTTTCATGTATTTTTCTACTGTCGGGTCTGCCAGGTGGTTGGGGAAGGTTCCATCTATCTCCATATAAATCCCTTCAAAAGGAATGCGTAAACTGTTGAATATTTCAGATACAACTGGCCCTGCGGTTCCATTTCCAGGGTCGATTGCTACCCTGTAATTTCCTTCTATTTTAACATTACGGACCATTTCGTAAATGTATTGGTCAACTACGTCTAATCTTTGAACTTTTCCGCGTTCCAGAGTGTTGTAAAACTTCTCTTTTTTTATCATTTCTTTAAGTTTTTGAATCTCATCACCGTAGAAAGTCTCCCTCCCGAGAGAAAGTTTGAATCCATTGTACTCCCGTGGGTTATGGCTTGCGGTTACCTGAATCCCACCGTGGACCTCATATTTGAACAGTGAATAGTATTGAAGCGGTGTTGGGACAAGTCCAAGGTCATAAACGCTTATTCCGGTCTTTGTAAAGCCTTCTATTAGAGCCTCTTTAAGGGGGATTGAGCTAGGCCTTGCGTCCATTCCAACGGTTACCTTTGAACCTCCCTTCTCTTTAATTATTGTACCGAAAGCTCTGCCGATAAGATAGGCAATCTCTTCATCCAATTCCTTACCATAGATACCTCTGATATCATACATTCTGAAGATTTCATCTATAACCTTCATAGACCACCTTCCTTTTCTTTTAGAATAAAGGATTTTTTGAGAACTATCAACGAAATCCGATTTATTGTTGTTTTTATAGCAAGTATGGAATCAAGGCCTTTCTGTTTTTGGGGTAGAAGGGAAAGTTGGCTTTATACCAGCGGTGATTGGCTAAGGCTCTTGGAGCTAGGTTTGCAAAGGTCCAGAGGGCAAAGGAGAGCCCCGCCAGACTCCATGTTGCAATAGCCCATCCGGTCCACTCCAGGATTTCGCCAAGATAATTTGGGGAGGAAACAAGATTAAACATACCTCCTTCTGGAATTCTATATTCCAAGTCGCCCTTTTTTCTCAAGTTTATCAATTTGGAATCTGAAATATAGTGGAGCAAAAAGCCCACTATAAATAAAACTATGCCGGCGAGGAATCGTGGATCTCCTGTCCAGCTTTGGTTATATTTCTTAACATGGGTAATGGATATCATATTTAGAAGGCTGTTAACAATGTTGAAAAAGAAGCCCATTCCTGCGATTGAAAGTGGAATATCCTTTCTTGACTTTAGTCTGAAAGGAAAAAGAAGGGATCTATAAAAGTAATGAAAAGTCCATAAGCTAACAAAANNNNNNNNNNAAAAATGATATGAGGGCTCTGAGTAAGATAAGTTCGGTATTTAAAAAAGTAAAAGGTGGGTATTAAAAGGGATGGGATTTCCATTAGAATCCATCCGATTCTGTTTGACAACATAAGCCCCCAACCTTTTCTGGCATGCCTTCCGTAGGGTGCAGAAATCTTTAGTAAAATTACA
This genomic interval carries:
- a CDS encoding phosphomannomutase/phosphoglucomutase, which translates into the protein MKVIDEIFRMYDIRGIYGKELDEEIAYLIGRAFGTIIKEKGGSKVTVGMDARPSSIPLKEALIEGFTKTGISVYDLGLVPTPLQYYSLFKYEVHGGIQVTASHNPREYNGFKLSLGRETFYGDEIQKLKEMIKKEKFYNTLERGKVQRLDVVDQYIYEMVRNVKIEGNYRVAIDPGNGTAGPVVSEIFNSLRIPFEGIYMEIDGTFPNHLADPTVEKYMKDLSEKVLKEKFDLGIGYDGDADRIGAVTEKGILLFGDRLLGIFSKQVLKSYPGATIIHDVKCSKGLTEYIEKLGGKPLMWKTGHALLKAKLREVNAPLAGEMSGHIFFNDRFYGYDDAIYSSLRLLEILEEENKSLSALAEEIPYYHSTPEIRVGCPDDKKFEVVSNLVEEFKKKYKVIDIDGVRVEFEDGFGLIRASNTQPVLVVRCEGRTPERLEEIKNLIFGALSKFKEVDLNSDVH
- a CDS encoding 3-oxo-5-alpha-steroid 4-dehydrogenase, whose product is FVSLWTFHYFYRSLLFPFRLKSRKDIPLSIAGMGFFFNIVNSLLNMISITHVKKYNQSWTGDPRFLAGIVLFIVGFLLHYISDSKLINLRKKGDLEYRIPEGGMFNLVSSPNYLGEILEWTGWAIATWSLAGLSFALWTFANLAPRALANHRWYKANFPFYPKNRKALIPYLL